Below is a window of Leucobacter sp. Psy1 DNA.
CGACGCGTTCGTCGGGGGCGGTGGTGACGCCGTCGACACCGCGGACGGATACTCGCACTGGGTGCCTGGCAACAGCGGGGGCGAGTCGGAGACCGTGATCGGGGAGTGGTTCGCCGCCCGCGGTTCCCGCGACCGGGTCACGCTCGCGACGAAGGTCTCCACGCATCCGGAGTTCGAGGGACTCGCAGCCGACAATGTCCGCGCTGCTGCCGAAGCTTCGCTGCGTCGACTGCAGACCGACCGCATCGACCTGTACTACGCGCACTTCGACGACCCGAAGGCGCCGCTCGACGAGACCGTCGCCGCCTTCTCGCAGCTCGTGGATGACGGGAAGATCCGGGCGATCGGCGTCTCGAACTACAGCGCCGAGCGCATCGCGGAGTGGTTCCGGATCGCCCGCGAGGGCGGCTACCACCTCCCGGTCGCACTGCAGCCGCACTACAACCTCGTCGAGCGCGACTACGAGGAGAACGGGCTGCGCGACGAGGCCGTGCGCGAGCAGCTCGCCGTGTTCCCGTACTTCTCGCTCGCGAAGGGGTTCCTCGCGGGCAAGTACCGGGACGAGTCAGACACCACCGCCGAAGGAGCGAGCCCGCGGGCCGGGCAGGTCGCGGAGTACCTGACGCCGAAGGGTCGGACGCTCCTCTCCACGCTCGACCGCATCGCCGCGGAGTACGACGTGCCCGTCGCGACCATCTCTCTCGCGTGGCTGCGGCAGCAGCAGACCATCGCCGCACCGATCGCCAGTGCGCGCAACACGGAGCAGCTGCAGGCGCTGCTCCGCTCCCTCACCCTGACCCTCAGCGATTCGGACCTGCTGCAGCTCTCCGTCGCGTCGCAGTAAGGGGCGGGTTCAGGGGCGCTGCATCGTCTCGGTCGTCACGGCGTCGAGCGTGCGGCGCGGGCTCGGGAGGGCGGCCCGCTCCGGGTATCCGATCCTGAACGCGAGGAGGAGCGTCTCGGCTGGCTTGCCGAGCAGCGCTCCGAAGCGCGAGCTGAACTGGTCGGCCTCGCCGAGCGCGCGATTGCGGTCGATGCGTTCCGTGATCTGGTTCATCGGGTGGAGGCCGAGTCCTTCAGCGGTGGCGGCAAGGTGTACGGCCTGGAGGGCACGACCGCCGAGCACCTGGGCGCGGTGATCCGCGACGTCTGGCACCGCGAGGATTCCATACGCGGCAGCCGTCGGGCACTGCTCGTCCCGGGCGCGGTCCACCCAGAAGCGGTCTGCCGCCTCCCGCGACTGCGGGGGCAGAATCTTCGCGGCGGCGAGAGTGAACGCGTCGAGCGTCTGCGCGTCGAGCGTGATCCCGTCTCGGTGGGTATCGACGTCGCGGCTCGACGTGCGGAACCACGCCGCAGAATCGAGCGACTGCTCCTCGTCGGCGATGAGGGCTTCTGTGGCCTCGACGAGCAGTGCTGACATCGTGTCCCGCTGAGCGGCTGAGGTCAACCACACCAGCTCGACGCCCCGGTGCGCTTCGGCGACGCGCGTGAGCGCCTGCAGCGTGCTCGCGGGCACGGGTGTCGCCGCGTACGGGCCCCGATTCGTGTGCCGCCGGTCGATCTCGACATCGAGCGAGTCGGATTCTCCGCGCGACGGCACCAGCTGAACGCGCGCGACGAGCGATGACTCGGTGCCCTGGGGGAAGAGCGACACCGCCGGGACGAAACCGAGGCCCGGTGCAGCGCGCACCATGTTCTCGATCGCGCATCCGAGTCCCGCGTAGTGCTCTCGCAGGGAGGCGTCGGTGATGGGGATGCGTCGCTCGGCCACCGCGTGGAGGTCGATGCGATTCGCGGCGAGGTCGAAGTGCCAGGGCTGCGTGTTATGCGGACTCGCGGCGAGGGCACCCGCTGCGGCGACCCCTCTGATACCCGTCTCGGTCCGCCACGTGCTCCACAATTCGTGGGCGTCCAGAGCGCCCGCGCGCCACACGCCGTTGGTGGCGGCGCGGACTCCTCCTGCGCCGAGCGCTCCGACGGCGAGCGTGCCGGCGCCGATCCCCGCCCACTTCAGGAGACGACGGCGGGAGAGTCCCGCGCCTTGCTCGGACGGGGCGTCCTGGTGCTCGTGTTCGACCCTGGCCGCGCCGCTGCCGTCGGCTGCGCGCTCGTCCCGGCTCACGCGTCGACCTCGTTCGCTGCGGCCGAGAGCGCGGCCCGTCCGGTGTCGGTGAGCATGCCGGCGAGCACCGTTCCCGCGAGCGGCTGGGGGCGCTCCGGCGGCTCGGCTCCCTGCACGACCTCCCCGAACGGGGCGGAGAACTCGGTGAGCACCCAGAAGGCGGACACGAACGCGCGGACCTGCTCATCTCCTCCGGGTGAGCGCAGCAACCCGGCACTCACGAGCTGCTGCGCGGCAGTGGTGAGCGCTGCGGAGCGCGCGCGAAAGTTCTCACGGTAGCGCTCCGCGAGTTCGGCGTCTGCGTGCAGGAGCGGGAGGAGATCGCGGCTGAGCCCGCGATAGGCCTGCGCGGTGACGGAGTTCTGAGCTTCCGTGGCGAGGAGGGCGCGGAGCAGCGCAGCGGGGGACTCGTCAGCGGGGGTGACAGGAGTGGAGGCGGCCGACCACTCGTCGAACAGTGCGGAGATGATGGCGGACTTGTTGCGGAACCAGTAGTAGAGGTTGCCGGGGCTGACCGATGCGCGCTCGGCAATGTGGTTCGTCGACACGGCCGCCGTGCCGTGCTCGTTGAAGAGGTCGCGGGCGGCGCGGAGGATCTTCGCGCGCGCATTCTCTGGGCGGGAGGCGTCTGCCGGGGGCGGAGTCATGCGATTAGAGTATTTGCTCTAGACGGCCGCCGTCAACCTCCTCCGCACCCGGGGAAGCGGTGCGCGCATCTGAAATGATGGTCCAGTGACTGATCGCGACCCCAGCCTCCCCGGCGTCGGCCCGTGGCCCGGAGGGCGCGACGCCTGGCCCGACGAGCCGTTCTACGACCCCGATCTCCTCGAGCACGGGGACACCCGCAACGTCGTCGACCGGTACCGATACTGGAAGATGGACGCCATCGTCGCCGACCTCGACGAACAG
It encodes the following:
- a CDS encoding aldo/keto reductase, producing MSLDVLRTPVGSSDLEIAALMLGGNVFGWTADRETSFEVLDAFVGGGGDAVDTADGYSHWVPGNSGGESETVIGEWFAARGSRDRVTLATKVSTHPEFEGLAADNVRAAAEASLRRLQTDRIDLYYAHFDDPKAPLDETVAAFSQLVDDGKIRAIGVSNYSAERIAEWFRIAREGGYHLPVALQPHYNLVERDYEENGLRDEAVREQLAVFPYFSLAKGFLAGKYRDESDTTAEGASPRAGQVAEYLTPKGRTLLSTLDRIAAEYDVPVATISLAWLRQQQTIAAPIASARNTEQLQALLRSLTLTLSDSDLLQLSVASQ
- a CDS encoding nitroreductase family protein, producing MSRDERAADGSGAARVEHEHQDAPSEQGAGLSRRRLLKWAGIGAGTLAVGALGAGGVRAATNGVWRAGALDAHELWSTWRTETGIRGVAAAGALAASPHNTQPWHFDLAANRIDLHAVAERRIPITDASLREHYAGLGCAIENMVRAAPGLGFVPAVSLFPQGTESSLVARVQLVPSRGESDSLDVEIDRRHTNRGPYAATPVPASTLQALTRVAEAHRGVELVWLTSAAQRDTMSALLVEATEALIADEEQSLDSAAWFRTSSRDVDTHRDGITLDAQTLDAFTLAAAKILPPQSREAADRFWVDRARDEQCPTAAAYGILAVPDVADHRAQVLGGRALQAVHLAATAEGLGLHPMNQITERIDRNRALGEADQFSSRFGALLGKPAETLLLAFRIGYPERAALPSPRRTLDAVTTETMQRP
- a CDS encoding TetR/AcrR family transcriptional regulator, which gives rise to MTPPPADASRPENARAKILRAARDLFNEHGTAAVSTNHIAERASVSPGNLYYWFRNKSAIISALFDEWSAASTPVTPADESPAALLRALLATEAQNSVTAQAYRGLSRDLLPLLHADAELAERYRENFRARSAALTTAAQQLVSAGLLRSPGGDEQVRAFVSAFWVLTEFSAPFGEVVQGAEPPERPQPLAGTVLAGMLTDTGRAALSAAANEVDA